In the genome of Desulfobotulus mexicanus, the window TTCCTGGGGCCGGAATTCCTTGTCGCCCATGCTGACTTTTTTATCAGACCCCATGAGGCGTTTCACCGAGGCCACGGTTTTTTCCGGAGCCACAAGCATCTGGTTTCTGGCTTCCATGCCCACGAGAAGACTTTCCGAGCGGTCCAGACCCACAACGGAGGGCAGAATGCCGTTGTCATTATCTGTGAGGATGATGGGTTTTCCGTCTTTAATAATGGAGACAACGGAGTTGGTGGTGCCAAGGTCGATGCCGATAATGGTTTCCATGGGTACAAATCCTTAGGGGTTGAAGTAGTACGATACTTTTTTATTCACTCACAATGACATCCGCATAGCGCAGCACCGCATCTTTACGGATATAAGCGCTGGACAGGGTGCGTATGACTTTGCCGGAAGGAATATTTTCGCTGGCTTCCACATGGATGGCCTTCATCCATCTGGGATCAAAGTCTTTCCCGTCCGTTTCAATGGCCCGGATGCCTGCTGTGGCAAAGGCCGCATCCAGGCGTTGCAGGGTAAGGGTGTAGCCTTCCTGCATGGCTGAAATGGCATTGGAACTGGAAGACCTGAAAAAGCGGAAGCCTTTTCTTTGGGGTGCCTTTGCCGCTTCCAGGCCCCTTAGAAGGGCATCCCGAACATCAAGAAAGGGTCGGATGGCATTTTGTTCCGCAGCGTCTCTGATGCGGACTTCCAGCTCCACCAGACTGGCGGTGCGGGACCGGAAAAGTTCTGCCGCATCATTATGGTCGTCCATGAACTGCTGCAGGGTTTTGATGGCCCGGACCTGCTCCCTGTTCTGCATACGGATTTCCTGGCGCAGGCCTGAGAATTCGGAAAGAAGGGTGTAAAGATCGCAGCTTTCCATGCCTGCACCTTCAGAAGGCGGGGTGTCCGGCAGATCTTTGAGCCAGGTCTCAAAATCTTCAAGACTGCTTTTTTTCCAGTCTGTCAGGGGTGTATCTTTTTCTGACTTTTCCTGAACTTTTTGATTCAGTAGATGTGCAAGCCACTTAAGAAAGGGTAGGTAGCATTTTCTGTCCATCCAGAGGATAAGATTTTTCATGCGCCCATAGAGCCATGTGGCAAATATCTTAAGCTGGTCCCATATCCACAGGGTAAATATTTTCATTCGTCCGTATGACCAGATGGCAAATATTTTCCCTTGGCCGTATATCCAGATGAAAAGCCTGCGGATGAGCTGAAACAGGCTGAGAAGCAGTTTTTTCATTTAGCTTTCCCCCAATCTCTTACAGCACGCCCTGCCGGTCCCTTGCCCCTTTCCGCAGCAAGAATTTCTTTCAGAGTGGGTCTGCGGCGCTCAAGGCTGATTTCTCCTGTGATGAAATCCAGCC includes:
- the grpE gene encoding nucleotide exchange factor GrpE; protein product: MKKLLLSLFQLIRRLFIWIYGQGKIFAIWSYGRMKIFTLWIWDQLKIFATWLYGRMKNLILWMDRKCYLPFLKWLAHLLNQKVQEKSEKDTPLTDWKKSSLEDFETWLKDLPDTPPSEGAGMESCDLYTLLSEFSGLRQEIRMQNREQVRAIKTLQQFMDDHNDAAELFRSRTASLVELEVRIRDAAEQNAIRPFLDVRDALLRGLEAAKAPQRKGFRFFRSSSSNAISAMQEGYTLTLQRLDAAFATAGIRAIETDGKDFDPRWMKAIHVEASENIPSGKVIRTLSSAYIRKDAVLRYADVIVSE